A region from the Capra hircus breed San Clemente chromosome X unlocalized genomic scaffold, ASM170441v1, whole genome shotgun sequence genome encodes:
- the LOC102177698 gene encoding LOW QUALITY PROTEIN: nuclear RNA export factor 3-like (The sequence of the model RefSeq protein was modified relative to this genomic sequence to represent the inferred CDS: substituted 2 bases at 2 genomic stop codons), with product MLLSVLEHTDKVNSLQRRARSWGMYXRQYAYWSEPVTSQQQQDRDXKESDAHMDIQARYAPYAIPSHHWRSSFQRKDQMHVNMETKQKPLERTMKINRQDETLGSWFKIIIPFGIKYDEKWLMNLIQKKCSVPFTAVEFHYEKMQAQFFVEKANVACALKNVNGQIFNEDNEKISIFVEPCDAPQSVQKALTAEKLEQIKFPGDLTPCDIGMPWNCRNSLAAFPHVHPGIRPMLSSLYLSNKKPYLVHGLSTIMELASATKKLNLSNTEVKIAGEMDKGHQLEPEGMSADRNAVCTTFRDKSANMSTLLELFPRLLSLDGQETPSGSKCAMEAPKCLPMCKGSFFGSEELKSLILQFLQQYYLIHDYGNRQGLLGAYHEEACFSLTIPFQPEDPALSSMCAYFLDNRNMKTLKDPNLRVQLLKHTKHDIVHAFCALPKTQHDFSSFVVDMCFQTEKMLCFSVNGVFKEVEGMSPGCVRAFTRTFIATPASSSR from the exons ATGTTGTTGTCAGTTTTAGAGCACACTGATAAAGTGAACTCTctacaaagaagagcaagaagctgGGGTATGTACTGAAGGCAATACGCCTATTGGTCTGAACCGGTCACTTCCCAGCAACAGCAAGACAGAGATTGAAAAGAAAGTGATGCTCATATGGACATCCAAGCAAGATA TGCTCCCTATGCCATTCCATCCCATCACTGGAGGAGTAGTTTTCAGAGAAAAGACCAAATGCATGTTAacatggagacaaagcaaaaacctcTGGagagaacaatgaaaataaatagacaGGATGAGACCTTGGGGAGCTGGTTCAAGATTATC attCCCTTTGGTATAAAATATGATGAGAAGTGGCTGATGAATTTGATTCAGAAGAAGTGCAGTGTCCCCTTCACTGCAGTTGAA TTTCACTATGAGAAAATGCAGGCCCAGTTCTTTGTTGAGAAAGCCAATGTTGCCTGTGCATTGAAGAATGTCAACGGCCAGATTTTCAATGAGGATAATGAAAAG ATATCTATCTTTGTTGAGCCCTGTGATGCACCCCAGTCTGTGCAGAAGGCACTGACAGCTGAAAAGTTGGAGCAGATAAA GTTTCCTGGAGACTTGACACCATGTGATATTGGAATGCCATGGAACTGTAGAAATAGCTTGGCTGCTTTCCCGCATGTCCATCCAGGGATCAGGCCCATG CTTTCATCTTTGTACTTGAGCAACAAGAAACCCTACTTGGTGCATGGCCTGTCCACCATTATGGAGCTTGCTTCTGCCACCAAGAAGTTGAATCTGTCCAACACTGAG GTGAAGATTGCAGGGGAGATGGACAAGGGTCATCAGCTGGAACCAGAAGGGATGAGTGCAGACAGAAATGCCGTGTGCACCACCTTCCGTGATAAGTCAGCCAACATGAG CACCCTCCTGGAGTTGTTCCCCAGGTTACTAAGCTTG GATGGCCAGGAGACACCCTCAGGTTCTAAGTGTGCTATGGAAGCCCCCAAGTGCTTACCAATGTGCAAG GGAAGCTTCTTTGGATCTGAAGAGTTGAAGAGTCTAATCCTGCAATTCCTGCAGCA GTATTACTTGATCCATGACTATGGGAACCGCCAGGGACTTCTGGGTGCTTATCATGAGGAGGCCTGCTTCTCCCTGACCATTCCATTCCAACCCGAGGACCCAGCCCT AAGCAGCATGTGTGCGTACTTCTTGGACAACAGGAATATGAAGACGCTCAAGGACCCCA ATCTGCGTGTCCAGCTGCTGAAACACACAAAACATGACATTGTGCATGCCTTCTGTGCGTTGCCCAAAACTCAGCATGACTTCAGCTCCTTTGTGGTGGACATGTGTTTTCAGACG GAAAAGATGCTCTGCTTCTCTGTCAACGGGGTGTTCAAAGAAG TGGAAGGAATGTCTCCTGGCTGTGTGCGTGCCTTCACCCGGACCTTCATTGCTACCCCTGCCAGCTCTTCCAGGTGA